Proteins encoded together in one Triticum dicoccoides isolate Atlit2015 ecotype Zavitan chromosome 7B, WEW_v2.0, whole genome shotgun sequence window:
- the LOC119339470 gene encoding 60S ribosomal protein L28-1-like: MTTVPGSLVWELVKKNNCFLIKQFGNSNAKVRFSKEPNNLYNVHSYKFSSLANSKTVVVQPSAGEDKAVVLSTTKTKKLNTPAKLQHKTLMRKEFRKMAKSVKNQEMD, encoded by the exons ATGACTACCGTTCCAGGATCTCTGGTTTGGGAGCTCGTGAAGAAGAACAACTGCTTCTTGATAAAACAGTTCGGCAACAGCAACGCCAAGGTGCGGTTCAGCAAGGAGCCCAACAACCTCTACAATGTCCACTCCTACAAGTTCTCGA GCTTGGCGAACAGCAAGACCGTGGTGGTCCAGCCATCAGCGGGAGAGGACAAGGCAGTTGTCCTGTCCACGACCAAGACCAAGAAGCTGAACACCCCTGCCAAGCTCCAGCACAAGACTCTGATGCGCAAGGAGTTCCGCAAGATGGCCAAGTCTGTCAAGAATCAG GAAATGGACTGA